A window of Aerococcus urinae contains these coding sequences:
- a CDS encoding MucBP domain-containing protein, with the protein MENFEKKQRFSIRKLSVGVGSVLIATLLFAQSGTVYADEISNTENKSAHIGEGEAPASALDSGKNENISDKVSYYSADAVSENKDTNKKSQNEAEKTHKVETAAPTNAEDPMPTATDSNLKVTHFVRDPEVEGKELKYAEDPIKYNKVRPAKLPETVSFVNSDDADKRVTNVFALSDQSGEKDAYYIAVNTNLKTNEYEGSVYDKNKKLINTYKLDKNGEIPLPLFGQDANFSKANLPKVKFKVDENGEYLVFDRAEDWKNTNKYSAKSLYAVAVKTVIPDKYEYHNGAHDEYNQSLPHKTKVMVNYLEVGTKKQLAPSQEFPAFVGDNYITNSSKDRFYKEFNKDDYRLVKASNYPEGKINGTYWAGKGFSIVNTIVNNAASVSRTFVVRRTVVNDNGDIVIEMWDKATGVKLPIRNYKTVDRKVVELVNKEKVKEEDYQVYVSEPIASSVAGVKSDAKYIGVNFLWKDDKGILSFSNDGKTRYKFNDMSKGQRLSYWTSGWQPAGKEITYWYEPINKPKGSFQEHHVYRTVDKNGNVISVDSKEDGKTTEGKSSETYTTSKKDKAGYKLVKVEAKNGGQFDKNGAETKANYVDNTKQEVTYIYEKVKEEKGSFQEHHIYRTVDKNGNVISEDSKEDGKITEGKSDELYTTSKKDKTGYKLVKIEGKNGGQYDKNGAETKGNYVDNTKQEVTYIYEKVKEEKGSFQEHHIYRTVDKNGNVISEDSKEDGKTTEGKSDETYTTSKKEKAGYKLVKIEGKNGGQFDKNGAETKANYVDNTKQEVTYIYEKVKEEKGSFQEHHIYRTVDKNGNVISEDSKEDGKITEGKSSDHYTTSKKDKAGYRLVKIEGKNGGKFDKNGVETKGNYVDNTKQEVTYVYEKVKEEKGSFQEHHIYRTVDKNGNVLSTDEVTDGETSEGKSSEQYTTSKKDKAGYKLVKIEGKNGVQFDKNGAETKGNYVDNTKQEVTYVYEKVKEEKGSFQEHHIYRTVDKNGNVVSEDSKEDGKTTEGKSSEQYTTSKKDKAGYKLVKIEGKNGSQFDKNGIETKANYVDNTKQEVTYIYERVQEEVPVEKKGSFQEHHIYRTVDKNGNVLSTDEVSDGDTTEGKSDETYTTSKKDKAGYKLVKIEGKNGGQFDKNGAKIKANYVDNTKQEVTYIYEKVQEETPVEKKGSFQEHHIYRTVDKNGNVISTDEVSDGDTTEGKSDETYTTSKKDKAGYKLVKIEGKNGGQFDKNGAETKANYVDNTKQEVTYIYEKVKEEKGSFQEHHIYRTVDKNDNVISVDSKEDGKTIEGKSDETYTTSKKDKPGYKLVKIEGKNGGKFDKNGAEIKANYVDSTKQEVTYIYEKVQEESSVEKKGSFQEHHIYRTVDKNGNVISVDSKEDGKIREGKSDETYTTSKKDKAGYKLVKIEGKNGGQFDKNGAKTKANYVDNTKQEVTYIYEKVQEESPVEKKGSFQEHHIYRTVDKNGNVISEDSKEDGKITEGKSDETYTTSKKDKPGYKLVKIEGKNGSQFDKNGAETKGNYVDNTKQEVTYIYERVQEDLSQEYPITQTSHKNGKVNLVAKTVKIPDQETPVVESKEKDAVLLETPKENSKKDKVESPNVGETVEKHSETYPTAEKVVSSLPKTGAIAPSLLSEVFGFALTFAGFRVSKKRKF; encoded by the coding sequence ATGGAAAATTTTGAAAAAAAACAGCGTTTCTCTATTAGAAAATTATCTGTTGGGGTGGGCTCTGTTTTAATTGCTACCCTTTTGTTTGCTCAGTCAGGGACTGTTTATGCTGATGAAATATCTAATACTGAGAATAAGTCAGCTCATATTGGCGAGGGAGAAGCTCCAGCTTCAGCTCTAGATAGTGGAAAAAATGAGAATATATCTGATAAGGTAAGTTATTATAGTGCTGATGCCGTGTCAGAAAATAAAGATACTAATAAAAAATCTCAAAACGAAGCTGAAAAAACGCATAAAGTTGAAACTGCAGCGCCTACAAATGCTGAAGATCCTATGCCAACAGCAACTGATTCAAATTTAAAAGTCACTCACTTTGTAAGGGATCCTGAGGTGGAAGGCAAGGAACTCAAGTATGCTGAAGATCCTATAAAATATAACAAAGTAAGACCTGCAAAATTACCTGAAACAGTCAGTTTTGTAAATTCTGATGATGCGGATAAGCGTGTCACTAATGTTTTTGCTCTCTCGGATCAATCGGGAGAGAAAGATGCTTATTATATTGCTGTGAACACTAATTTGAAGACAAATGAATATGAAGGAAGTGTTTATGACAAGAATAAGAAGCTGATTAATACTTATAAATTAGATAAGAATGGTGAGATTCCTCTCCCTCTCTTTGGTCAGGATGCAAACTTCTCTAAAGCCAATTTACCTAAAGTAAAATTCAAAGTGGATGAAAATGGAGAATATTTAGTGTTTGACCGTGCCGAAGACTGGAAAAATACAAATAAATATTCTGCTAAGAGTTTATATGCAGTAGCAGTTAAAACTGTTATTCCTGATAAATACGAATACCATAATGGAGCCCATGACGAATACAACCAATCATTGCCACATAAGACAAAGGTTATGGTCAATTATTTAGAGGTTGGAACTAAAAAACAATTAGCGCCTTCCCAAGAATTCCCTGCTTTCGTAGGAGATAACTATATCACTAATAGTTCGAAAGACCGTTTTTATAAAGAGTTTAATAAAGACGATTATCGTTTAGTTAAGGCATCGAACTATCCTGAAGGTAAAATCAATGGTACTTATTGGGCCGGTAAGGGTTTTTCAATAGTAAATACGATTGTTAATAACGCAGCTAGTGTTTCTAGAACCTTTGTTGTTCGTCGTACAGTGGTTAATGATAATGGTGATATTGTCATTGAAATGTGGGATAAGGCTACAGGAGTTAAACTTCCAATCAGAAATTATAAGACGGTTGATAGAAAAGTCGTTGAACTGGTAAACAAAGAAAAAGTTAAAGAAGAAGATTATCAAGTTTATGTTTCAGAACCAATCGCATCATCAGTGGCCGGTGTGAAGTCAGATGCTAAGTACATCGGTGTTAATTTCTTATGGAAAGATGACAAAGGAATTCTATCATTCTCTAATGATGGAAAAACCCGTTATAAATTTAACGATATGTCAAAAGGGCAAAGATTATCCTACTGGACTAGCGGCTGGCAACCTGCAGGGAAAGAGATTACTTATTGGTATGAACCGATTAATAAACCTAAAGGCTCCTTCCAAGAACACCATGTTTATAGAACCGTAGATAAGAATGGAAATGTGATTTCTGTAGATTCAAAAGAAGATGGTAAGACCACTGAAGGGAAATCTTCAGAAACATACACTACCTCCAAGAAAGACAAAGCAGGCTACAAACTCGTTAAGGTAGAAGCTAAAAATGGCGGTCAATTCGATAAGAACGGTGCCGAAACAAAAGCCAACTATGTTGACAACACTAAGCAAGAAGTCACCTACATCTATGAAAAGGTTAAAGAAGAAAAAGGTTCCTTCCAAGAACATCACATCTACAGAACTGTTGATAAAAACGGTAATGTGATCTCAGAAGATTCAAAAGAAGATGGTAAGATCACCGAAGGTAAATCTGACGAGCTTTACACCACTTCTAAGAAGGATAAAACCGGCTACAAACTGGTTAAGATAGAAGGTAAAAATGGTGGTCAATACGATAAGAATGGTGCTGAAACCAAAGGGAATTACGTTGACAACACCAAACAAGAAGTAACTTACATCTATGAAAAGGTTAAAGAAGAAAAAGGCTCCTTCCAAGAACACCATATTTACAGAACCGTAGATAAGAACGGCAATGTGATTTCTGAAGATTCCAAGGAAGATGGTAAGACTACGGAAGGAAAATCTGACGAAACTTACACTACCTCCAAAAAAGAAAAAGCTGGCTATAAACTGGTTAAGATTGAAGGCAAAAACGGCGGTCAATTCGATAAGAACGGTGCCGAAACCAAAGCTAACTACGTTGACAACACCAAACAAGAAGTGACCTATATTTACGAAAAGGTTAAAGAAGAAAAAGGCTCATTCCAAGAGCACCATATTTACAGAACCGTAGATAAAAACGGTAATGTGATCTCGGAAGATTCCAAAGAAGATGGGAAGATTACAGAAGGAAAATCTTCGGACCACTATACTACCTCTAAGAAGGACAAAGCCGGCTACAGACTAGTAAAGATCGAAGGTAAAAATGGCGGCAAGTTCGACAAGAATGGTGTTGAAACCAAAGGGAATTATGTTGACAATACCAAACAAGAGGTAACTTACGTCTATGAAAAGGTTAAAGAAGAAAAAGGTTCCTTCCAAGAACACCATATCTACAGAACAGTTGATAAAAATGGGAATGTTCTTTCAACTGATGAGGTAACCGATGGTGAAACTTCTGAAGGAAAATCTTCTGAACAATACACCACTTCTAAGAAGGATAAAGCTGGTTACAAACTGGTGAAGATCGAAGGTAAAAATGGCGTTCAGTTCGATAAGAACGGTGCCGAAACTAAAGGAAATTATGTTGATAATACCAAACAAGAAGTAACTTACGTCTATGAAAAGGTTAAAGAAGAAAAAGGTTCCTTCCAAGAACACCATATTTATAGAACCGTAGATAAGAATGGAAATGTAGTTTCTGAAGATTCTAAAGAAGACGGAAAGACCACCGAAGGGAAATCTTCTGAACAATACACCACTTCTAAGAAGGATAAAGCTGGTTACAAACTGGTGAAGATCGAAGGTAAAAACGGTAGTCAATTTGATAAGAATGGTATCGAAACAAAAGCTAATTATGTTGACAACACTAAACAAGAAGTGACCTATATTTATGAAAGGGTTCAAGAAGAAGTACCAGTTGAGAAGAAAGGTTCCTTCCAAGAACATCACATCTACAGAACCGTAGATAAGAATGGAAATGTTCTTTCAACCGATGAAGTCAGTGACGGTGACACCACTGAAGGAAAATCTGACGAAACTTACACCACTTCCAAGAAAGACAAAGCTGGCTATAAACTGGTGAAGATCGAAGGTAAGAACGGCGGTCAGTTCGATAAGAATGGTGCCAAAATTAAAGCTAACTACGTTGATAACACCAAACAAGAAGTGACCTACATTTACGAAAAAGTCCAAGAAGAAACACCAGTTGAGAAGAAAGGTTCCTTCCAAGAACACCATATTTACAGAACCGTAGATAAGAATGGAAATGTTATTTCAACCGATGAAGTCAGCGACGGTGACACCACTGAAGGTAAATCTGACGAAACTTATACCACCTCCAAGAAAGACAAAGCCGGCTACAAACTGGTGAAGATCGAAGGTAAAAATGGTGGTCAATTTGATAAGAATGGTGCCGAAACAAAAGCCAACTACGTTGACAACACCAAGCAAGAAGTCACCTACATCTACGAAAAGGTTAAAGAAGAAAAAGGCTCCTTCCAAGAACATCACATCTACAGAACTGTTGATAAAAACGATAATGTGATTTCTGTAGATTCCAAAGAAGATGGCAAGACCATCGAAGGTAAATCTGACGAAACTTACACCACCTCAAAGAAAGATAAACCAGGCTATAAACTGGTTAAGATTGAAGGTAAAAATGGCGGCAAGTTCGATAAAAATGGTGCTGAAATCAAAGCTAATTATGTTGATAGCACCAAACAGGAAGTAACTTATATCTATGAAAAAGTTCAAGAAGAATCATCAGTTGAGAAGAAAGGTTCCTTCCAAGAACACCATATTTATAGAACCGTTGATAAAAATGGAAATGTGATTTCTGTAGATTCCAAAGAAGACGGTAAGATTAGAGAAGGAAAATCTGACGAAACTTACACCACCTCGAAGAAAGACAAAGCTGGCTATAAACTGGTGAAGATCGAAGGTAAGAACGGCGGTCAGTTCGATAAGAATGGTGCCAAAACTAAAGCTAACTACGTTGATAACACCAAACAAGAAGTGACCTATATTTACGAAAAAGTCCAAGAAGAATCACCAGTTGAGAAGAAGGGCTCTTTCCAAGAACACCATATTTATAGAACCGTAGATAAGAATGGAAATGTGATTTCTGAAGATTCAAAAGAAGATGGAAAGATTACCGAAGGAAAATCTGACGAAACTTATACCACCTCAAAGAAGGATAAGCCAGGCTACAAACTGGTGAAGATCGAAGGTAAAAACGGTAGTCAATTTGATAAGAATGGTGCTGAAACCAAAGGGAATTATGTTGACAACACTAAACAAGAAGTGACCTATATTTATGAAAGAGTTCAAGAAGACCTGAGCCAAGAGTATCCTATTACTCAAACAAGTCATAAGAATGGTAAGGTTAATTTAGTTGCTAAGACAGTAAAAATCCCTGACCAAGAAACACCAGTTGTGGAAAGTAAAGAAAAAGATGCAGTTCTGCTCGAAACACCGAAAGAAAACAGTAAAAAGGATAAAGTTGAAAGCCCTAATGTTGGGGAAACAGTAGAAAAACACTCTGAAACCTATCCAACTGCTGAAAAAGTTGTAAGCAGTCTACCTAAGACAGGAGCGATTGCACCATCTTTACTCAGCGAAGTGTTTGGTTTTGCTCTTACATTTGCAGGGTTTAGAGTCTCCAAGAAGAGAAAATTTTAA
- a CDS encoding phosphate/phosphite/phosphonate ABC transporter substrate-binding protein → MSIKKWLLSGLSVLTAFGLAACGNEGGDSGDSAESSNHIDTLSVEFVPSRDPEEIITVTDPLKDILKEELEKQGFTVDNVDINVGTSYEATGEALEAGTTDVGFIPGGTYVLYEEGIEPILTATRGGLSVTGENPQDWNKEPVTKVDDQVTYYHGLILAGPSEKGQELAEKVNNGEELSWEDLNSANWSVMGTSSPAGYIYPSLWLQDHYDKNITDLDNVVQADSYASAFARLASGQVDVMVTYADARLDNEEKWQEQLGGSDEIWQEVQVIGVTKPMMNDTISVSKNSENMTPELAEALQEAFINIAQTDEGKEIIAVYTHEGYEKAEPSDYDTEREAQKLVQEMN, encoded by the coding sequence ATGAGTATCAAAAAATGGCTATTAAGTGGTTTAAGCGTATTAACTGCTTTTGGTTTGGCAGCTTGTGGTAATGAAGGTGGAGACAGTGGGGATTCAGCTGAGTCAAGTAATCATATCGATACCTTATCAGTAGAATTCGTTCCTTCTCGTGACCCCGAGGAAATTATTACCGTTACTGATCCTTTGAAAGACATTTTGAAGGAAGAATTAGAAAAACAAGGTTTTACTGTTGATAATGTCGATATCAATGTTGGAACCAGTTATGAAGCGACGGGTGAAGCTTTAGAGGCTGGGACGACTGATGTTGGTTTTATTCCAGGTGGGACCTATGTTCTTTATGAAGAAGGCATTGAACCGATCTTAACCGCTACTCGTGGTGGGCTTTCGGTTACTGGTGAAAATCCACAAGATTGGAATAAGGAACCTGTCACCAAGGTGGATGACCAAGTTACTTACTATCACGGTCTAATCCTAGCGGGACCTAGTGAAAAAGGTCAGGAATTAGCCGAAAAGGTAAATAATGGTGAAGAACTGAGCTGGGAAGACCTCAATTCAGCGAATTGGTCAGTGATGGGAACTTCCTCTCCAGCGGGTTACATCTATCCATCCCTTTGGCTGCAAGATCACTATGACAAAAATATTACCGATTTAGATAATGTGGTTCAAGCGGACTCCTATGCTTCGGCTTTTGCCCGTTTAGCCTCTGGTCAAGTGGATGTCATGGTCACTTACGCTGACGCCCGTTTAGATAATGAAGAGAAATGGCAAGAACAACTTGGTGGATCTGATGAAATTTGGCAAGAAGTTCAAGTAATTGGGGTAACTAAACCCATGATGAACGACACCATTTCCGTGTCTAAGAACTCTGAAAACATGACTCCTGAATTAGCTGAAGCTTTACAGGAGGCTTTCATTAATATTGCCCAAACTGATGAAGGAAAAGAAATCATTGCGGTCTACACCCACGAAGGGTATGAAAAGGCAGAACCCTCTGACTATGACACCGAACGTGAAGCCCAAAAATTAGTGCAAGAAATGAATTAG
- the phnC gene encoding phosphonate ABC transporter ATP-binding protein has product MIRFEHVDKVYEGGLKALDDINLEIPNGRFVAIVGKSGAGKSTLIRTINKMHDINGGQLTVNDRDVSALEGSQLRKFRRDIGMVFQSFNLVEKTTVLNNVLNAFLPDLAWYQKLFSLFTEEQKVKALEALESVDILDKAYDRVDQLSGGQKQRVALARTLVQEPSIILADEPVASLDPISSKQVMDYFKNINQNQDITILINIHDVDMALDYADSVIGINAGKIVYYGPSSEVNQEILDTIYKKS; this is encoded by the coding sequence ATGATTCGATTTGAACATGTGGATAAGGTTTATGAAGGTGGATTAAAAGCCTTAGATGACATTAATTTAGAAATTCCCAACGGACGTTTTGTCGCCATTGTGGGGAAATCAGGTGCCGGTAAATCGACTTTAATTCGTACCATTAATAAGATGCATGATATTAACGGAGGACAATTGACCGTTAACGATAGGGATGTCTCTGCTTTAGAAGGTAGCCAATTAAGAAAATTCCGTAGAGATATTGGCATGGTCTTCCAATCTTTTAACCTCGTGGAGAAGACCACCGTATTAAATAATGTATTGAATGCCTTTTTACCTGACTTAGCCTGGTATCAGAAACTCTTTTCCCTATTTACCGAGGAGCAAAAGGTTAAAGCCTTGGAAGCCTTAGAAAGTGTGGATATCCTCGATAAGGCCTATGACCGGGTCGATCAATTATCTGGTGGACAGAAACAAAGGGTGGCCTTAGCGCGGACCCTGGTTCAGGAGCCCTCCATCATTTTAGCCGATGAACCGGTGGCCAGTCTGGACCCAATTTCTTCTAAACAAGTGATGGATTACTTTAAAAATATTAATCAAAACCAAGACATCACTATCTTAATTAATATCCATGACGTAGATATGGCCCTTGATTATGCCGATAGCGTGATCGGAATTAATGCTGGAAAGATTGTTTATTATGGCCCAAGTAGTGAGGTTAATCAAGAGATTTTAGATACGATCTACAAGAAGTCTTAG
- the phnE gene encoding phosphonate ABC transporter, permease protein PhnE encodes MFKRKEYQLASGKVFKEKRSWTPVIVLVLAIALYVALQVTEFDFGDVIKRGHQLTTIVAQLFQPDWSYLSDVIQPLMDTIKMSLFGSFAGAAVALPFAFLASSNMVHFAPVNWLVKVLFTIIRTIPTLVSALIATYLFGLGTLAGTVAIFLFSFSYVGKLLYEEIETTNLGAFEAMIAMGYTRPFAFLKGVIPNIMPFYLSTALFNFEGNVRYASILGYVGAGGLGLLINENIGWRDYEKVGTILFVLLITVFIIENLSRYIRRKIS; translated from the coding sequence GTGTTTAAACGAAAAGAATATCAACTGGCTTCTGGGAAGGTATTTAAAGAAAAACGTTCGTGGACGCCAGTGATTGTATTAGTTTTAGCCATTGCTTTATATGTTGCTTTGCAAGTGACGGAGTTTGATTTCGGTGATGTGATAAAACGGGGTCATCAATTAACGACTATCGTTGCTCAACTCTTTCAACCGGATTGGTCCTACCTATCTGATGTGATTCAACCCTTGATGGATACCATTAAGATGTCACTATTTGGTTCTTTTGCCGGAGCAGCGGTTGCCCTTCCCTTTGCCTTTTTAGCTTCATCCAATATGGTCCATTTTGCGCCGGTGAACTGGTTGGTTAAGGTGCTATTTACTATTATTCGTACCATCCCTACCCTAGTTTCCGCCTTGATCGCAACGTATTTGTTTGGTTTAGGAACACTGGCAGGTACGGTAGCCATCTTCCTATTTTCATTTTCCTATGTGGGTAAGCTATTGTATGAAGAGATTGAAACCACTAATTTAGGCGCCTTTGAGGCCATGATTGCCATGGGGTATACCCGTCCTTTTGCCTTTTTAAAAGGTGTGATTCCTAATATTATGCCTTTCTACCTCTCTACCGCCCTCTTTAACTTTGAAGGGAATGTACGTTATGCCTCGATCTTAGGTTATGTGGGTGCCGGCGGTTTAGGGTTACTTATTAATGAAAATATTGGTTGGCGCGATTATGAAAAAGTAGGAACGATTCTCTTTGTTCTATTAATAACTGTTTTCATCATCGAAAACTTAAGCCGTTATATTCGGCGCAAGATTAGTTAG
- the phnE gene encoding phosphonate ABC transporter, permease protein PhnE: MTDSIQTVLDKEPNYRAIQGIITVLVLLVLFWSSSVIDFSNYSQDGWAVAGEIISGVLHPDMSMLTDFSSSGLWFLLFETVCIAFVGTLIGGIISLPLAFLSSSNVVPAWLAAIFRVVIMMLRTVPAIVYGLMFIRVTGPGPAAGVLTMTFTSIGMLTKLFSETIADLNTDILEAFRAMGTTTMDQIMFGIIPQLSASFLSTLIYRFDMNIRDATTLGLVGAGGIGAPLLFAINSYRWNQVGAILIALILLVFLVEAISTRLRQYLAYGHF, from the coding sequence GTGACAGATTCAATTCAAACCGTATTAGACAAAGAGCCGAATTATCGTGCTATTCAAGGAATCATTACTGTCCTTGTGTTACTGGTATTATTTTGGTCATCTAGTGTGATTGATTTTTCTAATTATAGCCAGGACGGTTGGGCTGTAGCTGGAGAAATCATTTCTGGAGTGCTCCATCCAGATATGAGTATGCTGACTGATTTTTCTTCCAGTGGTTTATGGTTTTTATTATTTGAAACCGTCTGTATTGCTTTTGTTGGGACCTTAATTGGTGGTATCATTTCTTTACCTTTAGCTTTTTTATCATCCAGTAATGTGGTTCCCGCTTGGCTGGCCGCAATCTTCCGGGTTGTGATTATGATGCTTCGAACCGTCCCAGCCATTGTTTACGGACTGATGTTTATCCGAGTGACTGGTCCTGGGCCAGCTGCTGGGGTCTTAACCATGACCTTTACTTCGATTGGGATGTTAACCAAGCTCTTTTCAGAGACTATTGCCGATTTAAATACCGACATCTTAGAAGCCTTTCGGGCCATGGGAACGACCACCATGGATCAAATTATGTTTGGTATTATTCCACAGTTATCGGCGAGTTTCTTATCGACTTTAATCTATCGTTTCGATATGAATATCAGAGATGCAACGACTTTAGGTTTGGTTGGTGCTGGTGGGATTGGGGCTCCCCTACTATTTGCGATTAACTCATATCGCTGGAATCAAGTGGGCGCCATTCTAATTGCACTAATCTTATTAGTTTTCTTAGTTGAAGCGATTTCTACCCGCCTACGTCAATATCTCGCCTATGGTCACTTTTAG
- a CDS encoding bifunctional metallophosphatase/5'-nucleotidase, producing MKLTLLAMSDVHGHFSTQSFQARNKTMDQGISRFASVLKAKRRQEDHTLYLESGDMIQGSPLTNYEESHHDYAKISSKVYNYMQPDVWTLGNHEFNFGLDYLRKTITHMPDSMALANVISDGEVFFHQPYRIFQCEDIRIGVLGLVTQYIPHWEKEENIAGLEFKSALETAQYYIPIMKEKEHCDLIFITYHGGFECNLETGEPEEDLTGENEGYAILSSGLPIDAFFTGHQHREIATVWQGIPIIQPGFRAQKYGEVVFELDKGADGRLDKKLVSCQLHSLADQPADPDLEELLAEDNEKIQDWLDQPLGHLNRPALVDNFFEAQVEGNPYFALTNKIQMEATGTDISASSVFNLDVYGLKQEVTIRDLVINYPFPNGLCKIKLTGKELRENLEKNAEYFALDDQGNLVISEDYLNPKVEVYNYDIYSGIDYTIDVSKARGQRIVQLDYQGQAVEDDDELYLAINQYRMAGGGNFPHFSRDKVLEELDTDIPNLIINYFANHDVVEVPENNNYQVIGYQNISDAI from the coding sequence ATGAAATTAACTTTACTCGCCATGAGTGATGTTCATGGACATTTTTCAACCCAAAGTTTTCAAGCAAGAAATAAAACAATGGATCAGGGAATATCACGCTTTGCCAGTGTTTTAAAGGCCAAACGTCGCCAAGAAGACCATACCCTTTATCTGGAGAGTGGGGATATGATTCAAGGGTCTCCACTGACCAATTATGAGGAAAGCCATCATGACTACGCCAAGATATCCAGCAAGGTCTATAATTATATGCAGCCTGATGTCTGGACCCTGGGTAACCATGAATTTAATTTTGGTTTAGATTATTTAAGGAAAACTATTACTCATATGCCTGATTCTATGGCTTTGGCTAACGTTATTTCTGATGGGGAAGTTTTCTTCCATCAGCCCTATCGGATTTTTCAATGTGAAGATATCCGAATTGGGGTACTGGGCTTAGTTACCCAGTATATTCCGCATTGGGAAAAGGAAGAAAATATTGCAGGTCTGGAATTTAAGTCCGCCCTAGAGACTGCCCAATATTATATTCCGATTATGAAGGAAAAGGAGCACTGTGATCTTATCTTTATTACTTACCACGGGGGCTTTGAATGCAACCTGGAGACAGGCGAGCCAGAAGAAGATTTAACCGGGGAAAATGAGGGCTATGCGATTTTAAGTAGTGGCTTGCCGATTGATGCCTTCTTTACCGGCCACCAACACCGTGAGATTGCCACAGTATGGCAAGGCATACCAATCATCCAACCGGGCTTTCGGGCTCAGAAGTATGGAGAAGTCGTTTTTGAGCTTGATAAAGGAGCGGATGGCAGGCTGGATAAAAAGCTAGTAAGCTGCCAATTGCACTCGCTTGCTGACCAGCCGGCTGACCCAGACTTAGAAGAATTACTGGCAGAGGATAATGAAAAGATTCAAGATTGGTTAGATCAGCCACTGGGCCACTTGAATCGACCCGCCTTAGTCGATAATTTCTTTGAGGCTCAAGTTGAGGGCAATCCTTATTTTGCCTTGACCAATAAAATTCAGATGGAAGCCACAGGTACTGATATTTCAGCCTCTTCAGTTTTTAACTTGGACGTCTACGGCTTAAAGCAAGAAGTGACCATACGTGATTTGGTGATTAATTATCCCTTCCCTAATGGATTATGCAAGATTAAGCTCACAGGTAAAGAATTAAGAGAGAACTTAGAAAAAAATGCCGAATATTTTGCCTTAGATGACCAAGGCAACTTAGTCATTAGTGAGGATTACCTCAATCCTAAGGTAGAAGTTTATAACTATGATATTTATTCGGGGATTGACTATACGATTGATGTCTCTAAAGCCCGAGGTCAACGGATTGTTCAACTAGATTATCAGGGTCAAGCGGTTGAAGATGATGATGAATTATACCTAGCCATTAACCAATATCGGATGGCAGGGGGCGGTAACTTCCCGCATTTCTCTAGAGACAAGGTCCTAGAAGAACTGGACACTGATATTCCCAACTTAATCATTAATTATTTTGCTAACCATGATGTCGTTGAAGTCCCAGAAAACAATAATTATCAAGTGATTGGTTATCAAAACATAAGTGACGCTATTTAA